Proteins from one Hemiscyllium ocellatum isolate sHemOce1 chromosome 8, sHemOce1.pat.X.cur, whole genome shotgun sequence genomic window:
- the LOC132817840 gene encoding acyl-coenzyme A thioesterase 1-like: MMLRLQPALRAVTRGRGGLGVRRVSDGPVKLTATPSKSLADEPLAIQAEGLGAEQAVTLRAQVVTGKGQLFTSCGQYRADGGGRLDVSRSPSLGGDYEGVVPMGLLWTLAPAPMEQPYLKLSQAHLTGSPMYIDLCVHSGHSGKSTIPGELLAKQRVERWYSKPGLRRIRLREGNIRGSVFIPPGDGPFPGLIDLFGDEGGLIEFRACLLASRGFATLALPYFGFEDLPMTMTDLRLEYFEEAVNYLKKHPKVKGPGIGVIGSSKGGDLALSMITFLPQVVASVCISGCHANTITDLHYKDMHLPSLSYDVDRIIVSESGILDMSKTLENPSTNKGSIIPLEKAEGHILFVVGEDDKTWDSKLFAEEAIKRLKKNQKDNYKLLSYPGTGHCIDPPCSPFRPAKIDRLFGLPVLLGGEAIQHCYAQQDAWEKIQEFLHLHLG; the protein is encoded by the exons ATGATGCTGCGACTGCAGCCGGCGCTGAGGGCGGTCACCAGGGGCCGAGGCGGGCTCGGCGTCAGGAGGGTGAGCGACGGGCCGGTCAAGCTGACGGCGACGCCTTCGAAGAGCCTGGCGGACGAGCCGCTGGCCATCCAGGCGGAGGGTCTGGGCGCGGAGCAGGCGGTCACCCTGAGGGCCCAGGTGGTCACCGGGAAGGGGCAGCTGTTCACCTCCTGCGGCCAGTACCGGGCGGACGGCGGCGGGCGCCTCGACGTGAGCCGGTCGCCGTCGCTGGGCGGTGACTACGAAGGGGTGGTGCCCATGGGCCTCCTGTGGACCCTGGCCCCCGCCCCCATGGAGCAGCCGTACCTGAAGCTGAGCCAGGCCCACCTGACCGGCAGCCCCATGTACATCGACCTGTGTGTCCACTCGGGACACAGCGGCAAGAGCACCATCCCCGGGGAACTCCTGGCCAAGCAGAGGGTCGAGAGGTGGTACAGCAAACCCGGGCTCCGCCGCATCAGGCTCAGGGAAGGCAATATTAGGGGCAGCGTTTTTATCCCCCCAG GGGATGGCCCCTTTCCTGGACTGATAGATCTGTTTGGAGATGAAGGTGGTTTGATTGAGTTCCGAGCCTGTTTGCTTGCAAGCCGGGGCTTTGCTACTCTTGCTCTCCCTTACTTTGGTTTTGAAGATCTACCAATGACCATGACAGATCTTCGTTTAGAATACTTTGAGGAAGCTGTAAATTATCTGAAGAAACATCCAAAG GTGAAGGGACCAGGTATTGGAGTAATCGGATCTTCAAAAGGTGGAGATTTGGCTCTATCAATGATCACATTTTTACCACAAGTGGTAGCATCCGTTTGCATCTCTGGCTGCCATGCAAACACTATAACTGACTTGCATTATAAAGATATGCATCTCCCCAGCTTGAGCTATGATGTAGATCGTATCATTGTTTCGGAATCAGGAATTCTAGATATGTCCAAAACACTTGAAAACCCCAGCACAAATAAAGGAAGCATCATCCCATTGGAAAAAGCTGAAGGACACATCTTGTTTGTGGTAGGAGAAGATGACAAGACCTGGGACAGCAAGCTCTTTGCTGAGGAGGCTATAAAaagactgaaaaaaaatcaaaaggacaACTATAAACTCCTTAGTTATCCAGGAACTGGGCACTGTATTGATCCTCCTTGTTCTCCATTTCGTCCTGCCAAGATTGACCGTTTGTTTGGACTTCCAGTACTGTTAGGGGGAGAGGCAATACAACACTGCTATGCTCAACAAGATGCTTGGGAAAAAATTCAAGAATTCTTACATTTACATCTCGGTTGA
- the LOC132817841 gene encoding acyl-coenzyme A thioesterase 1-like: MSVSIQLQPSPRCLFDEPLEVRVSGLSPLQQVTLKAWLRDDKEQLFHSAAFYTADPRGQLDLAHSPSLGGHYTGVQPMGLFWSLSPVTPFTRLVKRDVATSPLSVHIEIFEGHWSLGQLPAQPLATAINQRWFMKEGLLRIPVREGRIRGTLFIPPG; encoded by the exons ATGTCCGTCTCCATCCAGCTCCAGCCCAGCCCCCGGTGCCTGTTCGATGAGCCGCTCGAGGTGAGAGTGAGCGGCCTCTCCCCGCTCCAACAGGTCACCCTCAAGGCTTGGCTCCGCGACGACAAGGAGCAGCTTTTCCATTCGGCCGCTTTCTACACGGCGGACCCCCGCGGGCAGCTCGACCTGgctcactccccctccctgggGGGACACTACACCGGCGTCCAGCCCATGGGCCTCTTCTGGTCGCTCAGCCCCGTCACCCCGTTCACTCGCCTGGTCAAGAGGGACGTCGCCACTTCTCCCCTGTCCGTCCACATCGAGATCTTTGAGGGACACTGGAGCCTCGGGCAGCTCCCAGCACAGCCTCTGGCCACCGCCATCAATCAGCGCTGGTTCATGAAGGAAGGGCTGCTCAGGATCCCAGTCAGAGAAGGCAGGATCCGAGGGACACTCTTCATCCCACCCG GTTGA